The genomic interval ACCGGACCTGGAGGTCAGCCAGGGCGCGCGGCTGATCGCCCCGGGCGACGTGATCCGCCCCGGCACCCTGCTGGGCGTCGCCGTGTCCCGCCGCGCCCGCGCGCCGCAGCCGGCCCTGGGCGGCCTCGCGGGCCTGGGCCTGCCGCTGGCGCTGCACGTCCGCGGGCAGCACCTGCAGGTGCGCGGCCCGTACGGCGAACACGCCCTGCACCTCAGCGCGCCCGTCACCGACCTGGGACTCGCCCTGCAGGCCCCGGCACTCGAAGGTCTGAGCGTCAGCGTGAGTGGCCGCGACCTGCTGCTGCTCGCCACCCCCGCCACCTTGCAACTGCGCCCCGCCGGCAGCAACGAACCCCTGCCGCCCAGCGCGCCCCTGCCCGGGCACGCTGTGATCGACTTCCTGCCTGCCCCGTAGGCCATGGGCGGCCCGGCCGGCGCGCTACGCTGCGCGCATGGAGTTTCTGCGCCTGATTCACGGGTACCAGTTCGACACGGCCGCCGCGCAACTGTTCCCCACGCCGTACGCCCTGGCCACCCTGGTGCTGTTCATCTGGAGTCTGGCCCCGGCCATCAAGGCGCACGTCGGCCGCGGCTTCATGGCGTGGCTGCGCCTCACCTGGGCCCTCACACTCATTCCCGGCGTGACGGGCGTCATCCTCGCCCTGGGCGGCGAGAAGGTCCCCAGCGCCACCCGGGCAGGCGCGGACGTGCTGCGTGAACGCTGCGGTCAGGACGGCGACCTCAGCCGGTACTGCTTCCCGGTGGATCCCAGCCGCAACTGGGAACACTCGATGTACGCCGCATTGTGCCTGCTGACCCTCTACATCATCGAGGTCCTCGTGCAGGGCCGCCTGATCAAAGCGCAGACCGCGCTGCGCCTCCTGCCCGTCGCCACGCTGTTCCTGTACGGCTGCGCGTACATGATCGGCCGGGTGGCCGTCGTGCCCGGCAGCACCCCCGGCAGTTGAAACCCACCTTCCTTCCTGACAACCGGATTAACGTCAGGTCAGCTTCACTTCACGAGCGGCCCCCCCCGCTGTGATGAGGTGTGAACCCATGCGGTTTCTGTTCCCCCTGCTTTTCCTGACCAGTCTGGGCGCCGCCCTCGCCGCCCCCGCCACGGTCACCGTCCGCGCCGGGGACACCCTCTACAAGATCGCCACCCGCGCCGGTACCACCGTCGCCAGACTCAAAGCCACCAACGGCCTGAACAGCGACATCATCCGCGTGGGTCAGGTGCTGCGCCTCAGCGGTCCCCCCACGCCGCCCGCCGCGGCCGGCACGTACACCGTGAAAGCCGGCGATACCCTCAACGGGATTGCCCGGCAGTACGGGGTGAGTGTCACCGCCCTCAAGGCCGGCAACAGCCTGCGCAGCACCGCCCTGACCATCGGCCAGCGCCTCAAACTTCCCCCCCGCACCCCCACCGCCGCGCCGCGCCCCACCACCGAAGTGCGCGTCGTGTACCGCTACGTGCGCGTGGGCCTCAGGGACACCCCGCAGGTTCTCGCGCAGCGTTACCGCCTGAACCTGGAGCAGCTCCGGCGCCTCAACGGCCTGGGCAGCTACAAACACATCGTGCCCGGCAAGAAACTCCTCGTGCCCTCCCACATGCCCGTTCCCATTCCGCCCGCCCCGCAGCGTGACCCCGTGACCTTCAAGCGCCTCAGTCCTCTGAACATCCCCGTACAGATTGCCAACGTGGACCTCCGGTGGCGCAACGTGCTGGTCACGCCCGTCCTGCCCGGCCGGGCCCTGGCCTTCAACCGCGGCGCCCGCGTCAGCGAACTCGCCCGCCAGAGCGGCGCGCGCGTCCTCGTGAACGGCAGCTACTTCCACCCGCAGTCCTACGCGCCCGCCGGGGACATCGTCACGCAGGGCCGCCTCCTCACCTGGGGCCGCATTCCCCTGGCGCTCGCCATCACCCCCGACAACCGCGCCACCATCCGCCCCAGCGCCGCCGCGCTCCTGGGCCGCCCGCTGGACAGCACCTGGACCGGCATGGAAACCGTGGTGGCCACCGGCCCCCGCATCCTCAACGGCGGGCAGGTCGTCACCCGCTACAGCACCGCCTTTCGCGACCCGGCCCTGTTCGGCCGCGCCGCCCGCAGCGCCGTGGGGCTCGTCAGCAACCGCGACCTCGTGCTCGTCAGCACCCACGCGAAACTCACCATCACCGAAATGGGCAAACTCATGACCCGCCTGGGCGTGCGCGACGCTCTGCTCCTCGACGGCGGCAGCAGCGCCGGCATCGCCTGGAACGGCCGCGCTGTGCTCGACAGCGTCCGGCGCGTCAGCTACGGCATCGGCGTGTTCACGGGATACCAGGGGCGCCGCTACGCCCGCTGACCCCTCCCCCGGGCATGCCGTAGCATGCCGGGATGCCGCTTCCTACTTTCCCGCGCGGGGTGACTGCATGAAACCCGAGCAGATCCAGGCACAACTGACCCGCGTCATCAGTGACGCCATCTCGGGCCTGCGCGACCCACGCGTGCCCATGATCGTCACCGTCGAGCGCGTCACCGTCACGGCTGACTACAGCATCGCGCGCGTCTACGTCAGCGCCATGACCGGCGACATGGACGAACTGCTCGACGCCCTGCGCGGCGCCCGCGGCCACCTGCAACGCCAGGTGGCCGAACACGTCCGGCTGCGCCGCACGCCCCTGCTTGAATTCCACAACGCCGGAGACCGCCCCCTGTGACCCCACCCCGCTGGGCCCCCACCGTGATCCGCGTCCGCTACGCCGAAACGGACGCCATGGGCGTCGTTCACCACGCCACCTACCCCGTGTGGTTCGAGGTGGCCCGCACCGACCTGATGCACGCCCTGGGCCTCCCGTACCGCGAGGTGGAAGCGCGCGGCTACTACCTGATGCTCTCCGGCCTCAACGTCGAGTACCGCCGGGCCGCCCGCTACGACAACGAACTGCACATCACCGCCCGACTCAGCAGCGTCCGCTCCCGGACCCTCACCTTCACGTACGAGGTCCACCGCGGCGACGAACTGCTCGCCACCGGAGAAACGCGGCACATCGCCACCGACCACACCTACCGCCCCGCCCGCCTGCCCGACGACCTCCTGACCCTCATGGCCGGGGCCCCGTCCACCTGAGCGCCCGGACGCTCGGGCGCCTGCGCTACACTGCGCCGCAGATGAGTCACCTCGCGCGCACCCTGCCGCTCAAACGCGCGGCGCACGTCTACCTCGTCCGCGACGGTCACCTGCTGCTCGTCGAGGAACGCATGGACGACGGCAGCATCTTCTACGGCCTGCCCGGCGGCAAGGCCCTGCCCGGCGAGACCCTCGGCGACGCCGCCGTGCGCCAGGTGCTCGTCGAGACCGGCCTGACCGTCACGGACCTGATGTTCGTCAGCCTTCTCGAAGGAGAACTCCTGACCGGCACCCGCAACGAGTGCTACGCCATCTTCGGCCGCTTCACCGCCACCTTCCACGGGGAGATCGACCCCACCGACCCTGAAGTGGTCGGCGTGAAATGGGTGCCTTTCGCGCAGGTGGAATCCCTCATCCGTTACGGCCCGCCCCCCGAAGTTGAGGAACGCAACCCCCTGATCTGGGTGCCCACCCGCGACTTCGTGCAGGGCCAGCCCCGCTCGTACTACCCCATCTGACCGCTCATGCGCCGCGCCGCCCTGCCTCTCCTGCTGAGCCTCCTGGTTCCCGGCGGGGTGGCGCCCGGCGGGGCCGGGCAGACCACCGCCCCCCCGGCCCCCACCGCCGCGTGGGGTGACTCGCTGTACCCCACCCTCGGACAGGCCGGCCTGGACGTGCAGCACTACGACCTCGCCCTGACCGTCCCCACCCCCGGCACCCCCACCCTCAGCGCAAACGTCACCCTGACCGCCCACGCCACCCGCGACCTGCCCCTCCTGAGCCTGGACTTCACCGGCCCGGCCGTCACGCGCGCCACCTGGAACGGCCAGTCCCTCCCCTTCACGCACGACCGGGCGCGCGGCAAACTCCTGCTCCGCCGGGCGCTCCCGCGCGGCGCCGCCACTACCGTCACCCTGCACTACCAGGGCGAGCCGCAAGGCCTCCCCGATCCGGTCCTGCCGCTCCGCGTCGGCTGGCAGAGCGTGCCCGGCGCCGCCGGCGCCCCCGGAGCGAACTTCGCCTTCAGCGAACCCGACGGCACCCGCAGCTTCCTGCCCGTCAACGACCACCCTGCCGACCCTGCCACCTTCACCGTGCACCTGACCGTCCCTCAGGCCCTGACGGCCGTCGCCAGCGGAGTCCAGACGTCCGACCACCCTGCGCCCGGGCAGCGCCACACCGTCACGTTCGAGCAGCGCCAGCCCATCCCCACCTACGCCCTGGCCCTGCACGTCGGCCCACTCGAACGCGTGACCGTCCCGCCCGCACCCGCCGCGCCCGGCCGGACCGTCACGCGCGCCGACTACTTCCCGCCCGGCGTGCCCGACACCGTCCGCGCGCCCTACCGCCGCACCAACGAGATGCTCCGCACCCTCCAGGACTGGTTCGGCCCCTACCCCTTCGAGACGCTCGGCGCGGTGGTCGTCACACCCGCCCTGCCCGCGCTGGAAACCGCCACGCTCTCCACCATGCCCGTCCGGTCCAGCACCGACCGCGTCGTCGTTCACGAACTCGCCCACCAGTGGTTCGGCAACGCCGTCCCCCTCGCCGACTGGGCCGACGTGTGGCTGAACGAAGGCTTCGCCACGTACGCCGAACTCCTCTGGGCCCAGGCGCAGGGCCAGGACGGCCAGAGCGTCGCGAACACCTGGTACGAGCAGCTCCGCGCCCGCGGCACCCGCCCACTCGTCGCCCGCACGCAGGAAGAAATGTTCGACCTCAGCGCCTACCAGCGCGGCGCCCTGGCCCTGCACGCCCTGCGCGCACAGGTGGGAGACCCTGCCTTCCGCGGTTTCCTGCGGGCGTACGCCGCCGCCCGCACCGCCCGGCCCACCCGCACCGCCGACCTGCTCCGCCTGACCCGCACCCGGCTGGGCGACGCCGCAGAACGCACCCTGCGGGAGTGGATTGAGCAGCCCGAACTCCCGCCCCGCCCTGAAGTTCTGGGCGGCCCGGTTCACTAAACCTGAACGCAACCCGGCGCGCGCAGCCGCGCACGCTACGCTGCCGCCATGTGGCCATTCGGGAAGAGCACCGCAGAACGAGTCAAGGACGCCTTCAACGAGCAGCCCCGGCTGAAGGACCTTGGGCTTCAGGTTCAGGAGCGTGGGGGGGCCGTCACTGTCACGGGCATGGTTCCCAACCAACGTTATCTGCCCCTTGTTCGGGTGGTGGCTGAAGGCATCAACGGGGTGAAATCCGTCGATGTCAGCGGTGTGACCTTTGAGCAGGCTGCCCAGCCAGTCACGCCTGTGGCGCCGTCTGCACCGGCCACAGTGCCCTCGGCGGATGCGGCGTCGCTGCCTGAGATTGAGCCGACCTCGCAGCCCCAGGACGTTGTTCCTGCCGGGGAGATGGACGTGGAGATCGAGGATTCGAGCCGGGTGGCGAAGGCGGTGCTGCAGGCCCTGCGAGGGAATGGTGAGCTGGCCGATGACCCGATTGACGTGCTGCAGAGCGGCAGGACCGTGATCCTGCGGGGCGTGGTGGACAGTGATCACGAGCAGCGTCTCGCAGAGAAGCTGGCGCGGGCGGTGCCTGGCGTGGCCGGTGTGGATGTCAGTGGGCTGCGCGTGGCGGCGGGCGTGAAGGAACTCGCGCGGGAGAAGGACCAGGACAGCGGGGAGACGGTGTACACCGTGAAGGCCGGGGATACGCTGTCGGCCATCGCGCAGCGGTACTACGGGGACGCCGCGGAGTACCGGAAGATTGCTCACCACAACAACATCAGCGATCCGGACCTGATCCAGGTCGGGCAGAAGCTGCGCATTCCAGGCTGAGACACTTGTGGCGTGAGGCCACTGCGCCTTTCGAGGGACGCTGAATCGGGTGAATCCTGGCTAGGCTGCGCGGCATGATGAAGGTGATGGACCCGTCACCGATCCGCGCGCCTCAGTCTGCCCGGGGTGGGCTGCTGGGTGACCTGCTGGACCTGAGCACGTACCGCGCCGCGCTGTACGTGCTGCTGTCCGTGCCGCTGGGAGGCACGGTCGCGGGCCTGCTGACGGCCGCGGTGGTGGGGGGCCTGCTGAGTCTGCCCGTCCTGGTGGGGGCCCTGCTGCTGATCGGGGCCCTGTGGCTCGTGGGGGCGCTGGGGAACCTGCAACGGGTTCTGGCGGGCATTCTGGGGCTGCGGTTCGCACGGCCGGCCGCGCCGGCGCCGCAGGCGCTGTTGCTGTGGCTGGGTGCCACCCTGGCGGACCCGGTGACGTACCGGACGCTGCTGTTTCACGTGATTCAGTTGCCGCTGGGACTGCTGTGCTGGGTGGTGCTGGGCGCGCTGCTGGCTGTGGAGGTCCTGGGACTGGGTGCGCCGTTCTGGGCGATGAACAGCGCCGTGCCGATCGTGTGGAGTGAATGGACCCTGCGGCCCGGCCCGCTGGCGGTGGCCGGACTGATGCTGGCTGGGGCAGGCGCGGTGCTGGTGAGCGCCGGGGTGCTGAACCTGATGGGCCGCATGTGGACGCGGCTGGGCGTGGCGCTGCTGTCGCTGGATGCGGGGGAGGTTGCGCGGCGCGAGGTCATTGCGCTGCGCCGGGCGGCGGGGCGCGTGGCGCTGGGTGATGACCTGCCGGCCACGCTGACGGACCTGGTGGCCCAGGCGCGGCAGGCGAGCAGCGCGCAGGCTGTGGCGCTGGTGGGGCCGGACGGTACTTTGCGCGCCCAGAGCCCGGGTCCAGGGGACGGCAGAGAGGACCTGACCGGGGCGCTGCCGCGCCTGCCGGCGGCGGGGGAGGCGAGCGTGGCTGTCCTGCCAGGCGGGGCCGTGCTGGCGGCGCTGCGGGTGACCCTGCCCGCGTCGGCGGGTGTGGATGGGGGGACGCTGCGCGCGAGGTACGCGCCCGGCGTGCGGCCGTCCGGGGAGGAACTGGCGTTCCTGCTGTCGATTGCTGATCACGCGGGGACCGCCCTGCATGCGGCGCAGCTGATCGAGCGGGCGGGGGCGCGCGCCGGCGAGCTGGAACGCGCCCGGCTGGCGCGGGAACTGCATGACAGTGTGGCGCAGGCGCTGTACGGCATCACGCTGGGCGCCAAGACGGCCCGCGCGACGCTGGAGCGCGATCCGGAACGCACCCGGCAGAGCCTGGAGTACACGATTCGTCTGGCGGAAGGGGGCGTGTCGGAGATGAAGGCGCTGCTGTTCAGCCTGCGGCCTGACGCGCTGGAGGAGGGGGGGCTGGTGGCGGCCCTGACGCAGCATGCGCACGCGTTGGAGGCCCGGCACGGCCTGAACGTGCAGGCGGACCTGCCGGCCGAACCGGCGCTGACGCCGGACGCGCAGGCGGCCGCGTACCGGGTGGCGCAGGAGGCGCTGCACAACGTCGTGAAGCACGCGCGCGCCCGGACGGTCTGGTTGCG from Deinococcus taeanensis carries:
- a CDS encoding acyl-CoA thioesterase, translated to MTPPRWAPTVIRVRYAETDAMGVVHHATYPVWFEVARTDLMHALGLPYREVEARGYYLMLSGLNVEYRRAARYDNELHITARLSSVRSRTLTFTYEVHRGDELLATGETRHIATDHTYRPARLPDDLLTLMAGAPST
- a CDS encoding BON domain-containing protein, whose product is MWPFGKSTAERVKDAFNEQPRLKDLGLQVQERGGAVTVTGMVPNQRYLPLVRVVAEGINGVKSVDVSGVTFEQAAQPVTPVAPSAPATVPSADAASLPEIEPTSQPQDVVPAGEMDVEIEDSSRVAKAVLQALRGNGELADDPIDVLQSGRTVILRGVVDSDHEQRLAEKLARAVPGVAGVDVSGLRVAAGVKELAREKDQDSGETVYTVKAGDTLSAIAQRYYGDAAEYRKIAHHNNISDPDLIQVGQKLRIPG
- a CDS encoding M1 family metallopeptidase — translated: MRRAALPLLLSLLVPGGVAPGGAGQTTAPPAPTAAWGDSLYPTLGQAGLDVQHYDLALTVPTPGTPTLSANVTLTAHATRDLPLLSLDFTGPAVTRATWNGQSLPFTHDRARGKLLLRRALPRGAATTVTLHYQGEPQGLPDPVLPLRVGWQSVPGAAGAPGANFAFSEPDGTRSFLPVNDHPADPATFTVHLTVPQALTAVASGVQTSDHPAPGQRHTVTFEQRQPIPTYALALHVGPLERVTVPPAPAAPGRTVTRADYFPPGVPDTVRAPYRRTNEMLRTLQDWFGPYPFETLGAVVVTPALPALETATLSTMPVRSSTDRVVVHELAHQWFGNAVPLADWADVWLNEGFATYAELLWAQAQGQDGQSVANTWYEQLRARGTRPLVARTQEEMFDLSAYQRGALALHALRAQVGDPAFRGFLRAYAAARTARPTRTADLLRLTRTRLGDAAERTLREWIEQPELPPRPEVLGGPVH
- a CDS encoding LysM peptidoglycan-binding domain-containing protein, with amino-acid sequence MRFLFPLLFLTSLGAALAAPATVTVRAGDTLYKIATRAGTTVARLKATNGLNSDIIRVGQVLRLSGPPTPPAAAGTYTVKAGDTLNGIARQYGVSVTALKAGNSLRSTALTIGQRLKLPPRTPTAAPRPTTEVRVVYRYVRVGLRDTPQVLAQRYRLNLEQLRRLNGLGSYKHIVPGKKLLVPSHMPVPIPPAPQRDPVTFKRLSPLNIPVQIANVDLRWRNVLVTPVLPGRALAFNRGARVSELARQSGARVLVNGSYFHPQSYAPAGDIVTQGRLLTWGRIPLALAITPDNRATIRPSAAALLGRPLDSTWTGMETVVATGPRILNGGQVVTRYSTAFRDPALFGRAARSAVGLVSNRDLVLVSTHAKLTITEMGKLMTRLGVRDALLLDGGSSAGIAWNGRAVLDSVRRVSYGIGVFTGYQGRRYAR
- a CDS encoding sensor histidine kinase, encoding MMKVMDPSPIRAPQSARGGLLGDLLDLSTYRAALYVLLSVPLGGTVAGLLTAAVVGGLLSLPVLVGALLLIGALWLVGALGNLQRVLAGILGLRFARPAAPAPQALLLWLGATLADPVTYRTLLFHVIQLPLGLLCWVVLGALLAVEVLGLGAPFWAMNSAVPIVWSEWTLRPGPLAVAGLMLAGAGAVLVSAGVLNLMGRMWTRLGVALLSLDAGEVARREVIALRRAAGRVALGDDLPATLTDLVAQARQASSAQAVALVGPDGTLRAQSPGPGDGREDLTGALPRLPAAGEASVAVLPGGAVLAALRVTLPASAGVDGGTLRARYAPGVRPSGEELAFLLSIADHAGTALHAAQLIERAGARAGELERARLARELHDSVAQALYGITLGAKTARATLERDPERTRQSLEYTIRLAEGGVSEMKALLFSLRPDALEEGGLVAALTQHAHALEARHGLNVQADLPAEPALTPDAQAAAYRVAQEALHNVVKHARARTVWLRVAQHGPVVTLEVRDDGRGFDPDAQGRGTLGQRSMRERAAGAGGTLTVRSAPGGGTQVVLTLPRLNPAETGAPLDRSGA
- the rbfA gene encoding 30S ribosome-binding factor RbfA, yielding MKPEQIQAQLTRVISDAISGLRDPRVPMIVTVERVTVTADYSIARVYVSAMTGDMDELLDALRGARGHLQRQVAEHVRLRRTPLLEFHNAGDRPL
- a CDS encoding NUDIX domain-containing protein; the protein is MSHLARTLPLKRAAHVYLVRDGHLLLVEERMDDGSIFYGLPGGKALPGETLGDAAVRQVLVETGLTVTDLMFVSLLEGELLTGTRNECYAIFGRFTATFHGEIDPTDPEVVGVKWVPFAQVESLIRYGPPPEVEERNPLIWVPTRDFVQGQPRSYYPI